One Anopheles marshallii chromosome 3, idAnoMarsDA_429_01, whole genome shotgun sequence genomic region harbors:
- the LOC128716367 gene encoding protein lethal(2)essential for life-like gives MSIIPIFFRNWWDDEWDRPLWNSRLLDQHFGSGVRADDLLNALVSVPDRRLQPQCQQQTRRYNRPWHSSCVASKRDTGSTVNVTNDKFQISLDVQQFTPEEISVKYVDGSVVVEGKHEEKQDEHGYISRHFVRRYMLPKGHSEADITSALSSDGILTIACPRKEIEQKKPERSIPITHTGQPMKQVAENASQQNGQSKKEGETMES, from the coding sequence ATGTCGATCATCCCGATATTCTTCCGCAACTGGTGGGACGACGAGTGGGACCGTCCACTGTGGAATTCTCGCCTGCTGGACCAGCACTTCGGCAGTGGCGTCAGGGCAGACGATCTTCTCAACGCTCTGGTGTCGGTGCCCGACCGGCGACTTCAGCCACAGTGCCAACAACAGACCCGTCGTTACAACCGCCCATGGCACAGCTCCTGCGTGGCCAGCAAACGAGACACCGGATCAACGGTGAACGTCACCAACGACAAGTTCCAGATCAGCCTGGATGTGCAGCAGTTCACCCCGGAGGAGATCTCGGTGAAGTACGTGGACGGTTCGGTCGTGGTAGAGGGCAAACACGAGGAGAAACAGGACGAACATGGCTACATCTCGAGACACTTTGTGCGGCGCTACATGCTTCCCAAAGGCCACTCTGAGGCGGACATCACCTCGGCGCTCTCGTCGGACGGCATCCTTACCATCGCCTGTCCCCGGAAGGAGATCGAGCAGAAAAAGCCGGAGCGCAGCATTCCCATCACACACACGGGACAGCCCATGAAGCAAGTCGCCGAAAATGCTTCCCAGCAGAACGGCCAAAGCAAGAAGGAAGGGGAGACTATGGAATCATAA
- the LOC128713004 gene encoding protein lethal(2)essential for life-like encodes MVSPMVVALLAVVASVSAKPGGLLPAAPFAYTAAAPLAYSAPLAVAPAAVPALAYTAGYANVGDSAVVTSHSSQVINPAYAAYTAAPYVSAYAAAPALASPFAYSAPLAAKYFGQNITIMKMSIIPIFFRNWWDDEWDRPLWSSRLLDQHFGSGVRADDLLNALVSVPDRRLQPQCQQQTRRYNRPWHSSCVASKRDTGSTVNVTNDKFQISLDVQQFTPEEISVKYVDGSVVVEGKHEEKQDEHGYISRHFVRRYMLPKGHSEADITSALSSDGILTIACPRKEIEQKKPERSIPITHTGQPMKQVAENASQQNGQSKKEGETMES; translated from the exons ATGGTTAGTCCT ATGGTCGTCGCCCTGTTGGCTGTGGTTGCCAGTGTCAGTGCCAAGCCAGGTGGTCTGCTGCCTGCCGCTCCGTTTGCCTATACTGCTGCGGCTCCTCTCGCCTACTCAGCACCGTTGGCCGTCGCTCCAGCAGCTGTTCCTGCCCTCGCGTACACTGCTGGGTACGCTAATGTGGGAGATTCGGCCGTTGTCACATCGCACAGCTCGCAGGTCATTAATCCGGCCTATGCCGCCTATACGGCCGCACCTTACGTGTCCGCTTATGCGGCGGCTCCCGCTCTGGCTTCTCCATTTGCCTACAGTGCACCTCTTGCCGCTAA ATATTTTGGTCAGAATATCACAATAA TGAAAATGTCGATCATCCCGATATTCTTCCGCAACTGGTGGGACGACGAGTGGGACCGTCCACTGTGGAGTTCTCGCCTGCTGGACCAGCACTTCGGCAGTGGCGTCAGGGCAGACGATCTTCTCAACGCTCTGGTGTCGGTGCCCGACCGGCGACTTCAGCCACAGTGCCAACAGCAGACCCGTCGTTACAACCGCCCATGGCACAGCTCCTGCGTGGCCAGCAAACGAGACACCGGATCAACGGTGAACGTCACCAACGACAAGTTCCAGATCAGCCTGGATGTGCAGCAGTTCACGCCGGAGGAGATCTCGGTGAAGTACGTGGACGGTTCGGTCGTGGTAGAGGGCAAACACGAGGAGAAACAGGACGAACATGGCTACATCTCGAGACACTTTGTGCGGCGCTACATGCTTCCCAAAGGCCACTCTGAGGCGGACATCACTTCGGCGCTCTCGTCGGACGGCATCCTTACCATCGCCTGTCCCCGGAAGGAGATCGAGCAGAAAAAGCCGGAGCGCAGCATTCCCATCACACACACGGGACAGCCCATGAAGCAAGTCGCCGAAAATGCTTCCCAGCAGAATGGCCAAAGCAAGAAGGAAGGGGAGACTATGGAATCATAA
- the LOC128716375 gene encoding 40S ribosomal protein S27: MPLAKDFLHPLPAEEKRKHKLKRLVPHPNSYFMDVKCPGCYKITTVFSHAQSVVVCAGCSTILCQPTGGKARLTEGCSFRRKPY, encoded by the coding sequence ATGCCGCTCGCCAAGGATTTCTTGCATCCGCTGCCCGCTGAGGAGAAGAGGAAGCACAAACTGAAGCGTTTGGTGCCCCATCCCAACTCGTACTTCATGGACGTCAAGTGCCCCGGCTGCTACAAGATCACCACCGTCTTCAGCCATGCCCAGAGCGTCGTAGTGTGTGCCGGTTGTTCGACGATCCTGTGCCAGCCGACCGGTGGCAAGGCCCGTCTGACCGAGGGCTGCTCGTTCCGCAGGAAGCCGTACTAA
- the LOC128716374 gene encoding cuticle protein 12.5-like — protein sequence MFKIVCLFAIVAVASVSAKADPKPAVLAYAAAPAAVVAAPAAYVAEGAAVYERTFHGNTAPLAYTYPYAAPYVAAAPYVAGAPLAYSSQYVAAAPAQVLLK from the exons ATGTTCAAGATT GTGTGCCTGTTCGCCATCGTTGCCGTTGCTTCCGTTTCGGCTAAGGCTGATCCGAAGCCGGCAGTTCTTGCCTATGCTGCTGCCCCGGCTGCCGTTGTCGCTGCTCCGGCCGCTTATGTTGCCGAGGGTGCCGCAGTGTACGAACGCACTTTCCACGGAAACACTGCCCCGCTGGCCTACACCTACCCTTACGCTGCCCCGTACGTTGCTGCCGCTCCCTATGTGGCTGGAGCTCCGCTCGCTTACTCGTCACAGTACGTTGCCGCTGCCCCTGCCCAGGTGCTGCTgaagtaa
- the LOC128713005 gene encoding cuticle protein 16.5-like: protein MFTKLICIAALAISCASAKPGFLAGAPVAYAAAPTVLSAGPAVVTAQSSQVVARNYNGIAPLAYTAPAVAYAAPAVAKVAAPLAYAAPAPLAATYAAAPLAAPYAAGFAAPFAAPFAAAYAAPYAAPYARAFASPLLARSPYQLW, encoded by the exons ATGTTCACCAAACTG ATCTGCATCGCCGCTCTGGCCATCTCGTGTGCTTCGGCCAAGCCAGGATTTTTGGCCGGTGCCCCGGTGGCTTATGCCGCTGCGCCGACCGTCCTGTCCGCCGGTCCCGCCGTCGTCACCGCCCAGAGCTCGCAGGTTGTGGCCCGCAACTACAACGGAATTGCGCCGCTAGCGTACACCGCACCGGCCGTCGCCTATGCCGCCCCAGCCGTCGCTAAGGTTGCGGCACCGCTGGCTTACGCTGCTCCGGCACCGCTCGCCGCGACTTATGCGGCTGCACCGCTGGCCGCTCCGTACGCTGCTGGGTTTGCGGCTCCTTTCGCAGCACCGTTTGCTGCGGCGTACGCGGCCCCATATGCGGCGCCGTACGCTAGAGCGTTCGCTAGTCCGCTCCTTGCCCGCTCGCCCTACCAGCTGTGGTGA
- the LOC128716370 gene encoding cyclin-dependent kinase inhibitor 1C-like: MFAKLSIVAVCSLLAVASAKPHVLTPVGPAVVTAQSSQVFARTYNGFVPFAVPAPVPAPAFHYHTPAFVLPAPPPAPVFYPHPVVYNPPVPVPVPVPAAPAAVLPTVVAAAPAAKLVAAAPVAKVAKLVRPGPFHATFRYRSVVA, translated from the exons atgtttgccaaacTG TCCATCGTTGCAGTCTGCAGCCTGCTCGCTGTAGCTTCCGCCAAACCACATGTGCTCACGCCCGTTGGTCCTGCTGTTGTTACGGCCCAAAGTTCACAGGTGTTCGCCCGGACGTACAACGGTTTCGTGCCCTTCGCTGTTCCGGCTCCGGTTCCTGCTCCAGCCTTCCACTACCATACACCCGCCTTCGTActaccagcaccaccacccgcTCCAGTGTTCTATCCACATCCCGTCGTCTACAACCCACCAGTCCCGGTTCCGGTCCCGGTTCCGGCTGCCCCGGCTGCCGTACTGCCGACGGTGGTGGCCGCTGCACCCGCTGCCAAGCTGGTGGCCGCTGCACCGGTGGCGAAGGTTGCGAAGCTCGTACGACCCGGTCCATTCCATGCCACCTTCCGCTATCGATCAGTCGTTGCTTAA
- the LOC128713008 gene encoding cuticle protein 16.5-like encodes MSAKIVICLAVCVFGSASAGVVPVAAPLAAAGVVAPYATSYNAHTVNHAVAAPVVAAAPAVVAAPAARFVAPAAPALAYTAAGLPAYSAYTAAGLPAYSAYTAAGLPALSPYTAVAGLPTPYVF; translated from the exons ATGTCTGCCAAAATTGTG ATCTGTCtggctgtgtgcgtgttcGGTTCGGCTTCCGCCGGTGTTGTGCCCGTTGCGGCGCCTCTTGCAGCGGCCGGAGTTGTTGCACCCTACGCCACCTCCTACAACGCCCACACCGTCAACCATGCCGTGGCGGCTCCAGTCGTAGCGGCCGCTCCGGCCGTCGTTGCTGCGCCAGCTGCACGTTTCGTCGCTCCGGCGGCACCAGCTCTGGCGTACACCGCTGCCGGACTCCCAGCGTACAGTGCGTACACCGCTGCCGGACTCCCGGCGTACAGTGCATACACCGCCGCCGGTCTGCCGGCCCTCAGCCCGTACACGGCTGTCGCCGGTCTGCCGACCCCGTACGTGTTCTAA